The Halalkalicoccus sp. NIPERK01 region GGGACCCCTCGATCGGATGGAAAGGCTATTCCCCGGCCTCCCGAATCGGGTAGACATGTACCGTCGGCCGAGCGCCCGTCTCTTTCCGCGTCGCTGAGTATGGCCGTCGAGAACCACCTGCTGGACGTCGGGATCATGTTCGCTGCGGTCGCCTCCGCCGGCGTCGTCGCCAACCGGGCCGATCAGTCGGTGATCCCCTTCTACATCCTGATCGGCATGCTGCTGGGGCCACACGTCCTCGGGGCGTTCGGCCTCCCGTTCGTCGAGGAGACCACCTTCGTCGAGGTCGGAGCCGAACTCGGCATCGTCTTCCTGCTGTTCTTCCTCGGCCTGGAGTTCAACATCGACCGACTGATCGAGAACAAGGACCGCATCGGCCGGGCCGGCACCATCGACCTCGGGATCAACTTCGGGGTCGGGCTCGTCCTCGGCTACCTCGTCTTCGGGTCCCTCCTGCCCGCCCTGTTGATCGCCGGGATCGTCTACATCTCTTCGAGTGCCATCATCACCAAGTCGCTGATCGACCTGGGCTGGATCGCCAACCAGGAGAGCGACCCCATGCTCGGGACGCTGGTCTACGAGGACCTCTTCATCGCGGTCTATCTGTCGATCGTCTCGGCGCTCGTTCTGGGCGGCGGCGACGTGAGCGAGGCCGTCGAGTCCGTGGGCCTCGCGATGGGCTTCATCCTCGTGTTGCTCCTCGTGGTTTACTTCGGGACGGCGTGGTTCGAGCGCGCGCTCCACACCCCCTCGAACGAGTTCTTCGTCCTGCGGGCGATCGGGATCACGGTCCTCGTCGCCGGGGCGGCGCTGGCCGCCGGGGTGAGCGAGGCCGTCGCGGCCTTCTTCATCGGGATGGCCTTCAGCTCCACGAACTACGTCGACGAACTCGAACACAATTTGGAGGCGATCCGTGACACCTTCGCCGCGGTCTTCTTCTTCTGGATCGGCCTCGTCACCGATCCCCTGTTGTTCCCGGCGGTCGCCGGGCTGGTCGGGCTCGCCGTCCTCCTCACGACGCCGACGAAGCTCGTAAGCGGCTTTCTCGCGGGCCGGGTCTACGACCTCGACGACCGGCGCTCGACGCGGGTCGGGTTGGGCATGGTCACCCGGGGGGAGTTCTCGCTGATCATCGCCACCGTCGCCGTCGGCGGCGCGGGCGTGACGCTCCCCGAGACGACGGCAAACACGATCCAGGCGTTCGCGGTGGGCTACGTCCTCGTCATGAGCATCCTCGGGACGACCCTGATGCGGTATTCGAGCGTCTTCGAGGACCGTGTGATCTCCAGATTATCGAACGAACCGACGCAGGCGTGAAACGAAACCACTAATCGATCCGAACCCGAAGGCTGGAACACCGGTAGATGGTGGACCAGATCGCGCTCGCCACGGACTTCGCCGTCATCGTCGTCGCGGCGACGACGATCGGCTTTGTGGCGAAGCAGACGGGCCAGCCGACCATCATCGCCTACATCCTCACGGGCCTCCTTCTGGGACCCGTTTTCCTCGACGTCGTCACCGAGGAGGGACTCGTCGAACTCATGGCCGAACTCGGCCTCGGCTTCCTGCTGTTCCTTCTGGGGATCAAGATGCGCTTCGACGACATCCGGAACATCCTCCGGCCGATCGTCACCATCGCCGTCTGGCAGACGGTCCTCCAGACCGCGCTCGCCTTCGCGGTCGCGTACGTGCTGGGCTTCACGCTCGTCGAGACGGTCGTCATCGCGCTCGCGACCGTCTTCGGCGCGACACCGATCATCGTCAAGGTCCTCACCGACAAGGACGAGATCACCGCACTCCCGGGGAAGATCGACGTGGGCGTGCTGATCGTCCAGGACATCTACCTCGTGTTCGTCCTCGCGATGCTCTCTGCGGGCGGCCTGACGAGCGTCGCGGACGTCGGGCTCACCCTCGTGACGATCACCGTCATGATGTCGTCCATCGCCCTGTTCTCGCTCGCTTCCTCGCGATACCTCCTGCCCGGACTGTTCCGGCGGATCGCCGACGACAAGGACGTCTTCTTCGTCATCGCCATCGCGTGGGCCTTCCTCTTCATCGTCGTCAGCGAGGGGCTCGACCTCTCGATCGAGGTCGGGGCCTTCCTCGCGGGGATCAGTCTCGCCCAACTCCCCTACAGCAAGGAGCTAGAGGAGCGAATCGCCCCGATCACCGACTTCTTCATCCTCGTCTTCTTCGCGTCGATCGGGCTTCGACTGGCCGCGGACGACCTGCTCGCCTACTGGGTCGAGGCCGTGGTCGCGAGCGCGGTGTTGATGATCGGGAACTTCTGGATCATGTTCTACCTCATCGACCGCGAGGACTTCAGCGTCGAGACCTCGTTTCTGGGCTCGATCAACATGGTGCAGGTCAGCGAGTTCTCGCTCGTCGTCGGGGGGATCGCCGTCGCACAGGGGTTCGTCGACACCCCCGTCCTGGGCTATCTCAGCCTGATGGCGCTGCTGACGATGACGCTCTCGACCTACGTCATCAACTACAACCACGCGATCTACGACCGCGTCGAGCCGTGGTTCGCCCGCTTCGAGGGCGAGGGGAAAGGCGACGTCTCCCTCCCCGAGTACCGCGATCACGCCGTCGCGATCGGCTACGACGAGATCACCGAACGGGCCCTCCCGCGGTTGAAGGAGCGCTACGGCGAGGTGGTCGTCATCGACCGCCGGACGGATCACATCGAACGACTGCGCGAGGAGGGTGAGTACGAGTCCGTCTACGGCGACTTCAAACACGGCGAGATCCGCAAGGCCGCCGGCCTGAAACGCGCCGACTTCGTGTTGAGTTCGACCGTCCAGCCCGAACTCAACGAACGCCTGCTCGGGGAGGTCTCGGCGGGAACGATCGTCTTCTGTGAGGCCGAACGAATCGACGACGCCGAACGGCTGTACGACCTGGGTGCCGACTACGTGATCCTGAGCACGCACCTCACCGGCGAGAAACTCGCCGCCTACCTCGAGTCGTACTTCGACGACCGCGAGGCGTTCGAGGCCGCCATCGGCGAGGACGTCCGCCGGATCCGCCGGGGTGGGATCGATGGTTGACCTGATCAACACCCTCGCGCTCGTGTTCATCAGCGCCGGGGCGTTCCTGCTGATCGCCAACCGCCTCTCGCTGTCGTCGGTGCCCTTCTACATCCTCGCCGGACTGGTGGTGGGGGCGTTCGTCGACCAGCCCGAACTCCTCGAACTCGCCCAGTGGGGGATCGCCTTCCTCGTGTTCGTCTTCGGCGTGAGCCTCGAGTTCGGTTCGTTGAGAACCGTGATCCGCGACGGCGAGATCATGACGATCGTCCAGTTGCTCGTGGTCGGCCCGCTCTCCTTCGGCGTCGGCCTCGTACTCGGGTTCGACCCGCTGAACGCGCTGTACTTCAGCGCCGCGGCCACGCTCTCGTCGACCATCGTCGGCACGGGGCTCAGGAGGGTCGACATCCGCGAGAACCTTGTCCACGGTCGACTCGCGAAGTCGGTTCACTTCCTGCAGGACGTCCTCGCGGTGGTGTTGCTCCTCGTCCTCAGTGCCGAGGCCTTCGCCGCCGACGACGTCGCGATGAAACTCGGCTACGGCGTGCTACTGCTCGCGGCCGCGGGGGTCGTCCATCGCTACCTCTTCGACCCGTTCTCGCGGCTCGCTGGCGATTCTCAGGAACTGCTGTTGATGACGGGCATCTCGATCCTGATCGGCTTCCTCGCGCTCGCCGAGTTCATCGGCCTCTCGATCGTCGTCGGGGCGTTCGCCGCCGGGCTGGCGATCAAGCGCGACGTGGGCCACCTCGGGATGCTGAACGGGATCGAGTCGATCAAGGACTTCTTCGCCGCGATCTTCTTCGTCACGATCGGCGCGCTCGTCTCGACGCCGACGGTCGAGGTGGTGGTCGTCTCGCTCACGCTGATCGTCCTCACGGCGGTCGTAAAGCCGCTCGTCATGCTCGGCACCCTGCTGTGGGAGGGCTACGACGCCCGCACCGCCTCGCTGACGAGCCTGAGCCTCGATCAGGTCAGCGAGTTCGCGCTCTTTCTCGCGATCGGCGCGCTCATCGAGGGGGCGATCTCCCCCGCCCTCTTCGACGCGATCATCATCGCGGCGGGTGTGACGATGATCACCTCCGCCTACACCCGGAGACACGACCACCGCCTCTACGAGACGCTGTTGCGCCACGTCGCCGGGCGGGTCCACACCGAGAAGATCGACGAACGAAGTCGGATCGGCTCGCCCGTCGATCACGTCGTGATCGCGGGATTCGGCCGGCAGGGTCGTCGGCTCGCACACGCCTGCGAGGAATCCGGTCGGGAGTTCGTCGTCGTCGAGAACGATCCCGCGATGCTCGACCCCCTACGAGAACAGTGTGAGAACTACGTCTTCGGCGACGCGATGCACCGCTACTCCTGGGAGAAGGCGCGGGTCGACGACGCCCGCCTCGTGATCTCGACGATCGACCAGCGGCCCGTCTCCGAGCGGATCCTCGAACTCGACTTCGGGGCCGACGTGATCCTGCGGGCCGACGACACCGACGACGCACGCGCCCTGCTCGATCGGGGTGCGCTCTACGTCGTCGTGCCGGACGTGCTCGCGTCCGACCAGTTGATCGGACACGTCACGGCGGTGATCGAGGGCGACGCCGCCCCTGGCGTCGAAGTCACCCACCGCGAGGAGCTTCGCGCCCTCGAGGAACTCGGCTTCTCGTCGCTCGCGGACCGACGCGACCTCGGGTGAACACGAGAGGTCTATAACGTCGAGCGAGCGATGGGTGGTATGGAGTGGGGCGAGCGCTGGGGACTGATCGGCACGCACCTGACGGTCGCGCTGACGGCGATCGTCGCCGTCCTCTCGATCGTCACCGGGATCGCGAACATCAGCGCGCCGGCGGTCGGACTGCTCCACGACCGTATCGCCATCCCGGCGATCGTCCACCGGACCGCCGGCTTCACCGGCGCGATGACCGGCTTTTTGATGCTGCTTTCGGCCTACGGGCTTCGGACCCGCCTCCGGGCGGCCTGGTGGTCGACGGCCGTGTTGCTGCCGATGACCGCGATCCAGGGACTGCTCCAGTCGAGCGTGCTCTCGCTTCCCCTCATAGTCGTCTCCGCGCTCGCGATGCCGAACCTGCTCGCGAACCGCTCGCATTTCGACCGCGAACTCCAACTCACGAACACGCAGATCGCCGCCGGCCTCGCCCTGGTGGGCGCACAGGCCTACGGCACGCTCGGCACCTACGCGCTCCGGGAGGGGTTCGCCGAGGTCGACACCATCCTCGACGCCTTCTACTACACGCTCGTCACCGCGAGCACCGTCGGCTACGGCGACGCGACCCCCGTCACCCAGGAGGCCCGGCTGTTCGGGATGTCGGTCCTGCTCGTGGGTACGGCCAGTTTCGCGGTCGCGCTCGGTGCCCTGCTCAGCCCCGTCATCGAAGCCCGCCTCGCGGCCGCACTCGGAAAGATGAACGACGCAGAACTCGCCTCACTGGACGATCACGTACTGGTTCTCGGCTACGGCGAACTCACCGAGCCGATCCTGCAGGAACTCGAAACCCGCGCGCCGTTCGTCGTCGTGACCGACCACGACGAGCGCGCGGAGCGCCTCGCCGATCGCGACGTCCTCGTCCTCCGGGGCGATCCCAGCGACGAGGAGACCATCGAGCGCGCCGGCCTCGATCGGGCGCGCGCGGCGGTCGTCGCGACCGACACCGACGCCGAGGACGCCCTGACCGTGCTGACCGTCAGACAGCTCCGCCCCGACGTTCGGATCGTCTCGGCGGCGACCGACCGCGAGAACGTCGACAAACTCAGGCGCGCCGGCGCGGACGCCGTCATCAGCCCCGCGACCATCGGGGGACGGCTCATGGTCCAGTCGGCGCTGGGCCGTACGGACACCGAGGACGTCGCAGACAGGCTGCTCGGCGATCGGTGAGTCGAGCTACAGCGCCTCGTAGTACTCGTCGAAGAGCTCGAGGACGACCTTCAGCGCGCCGACGAGGATCGGCCCGATGAACAGTCCCATAAAGCCCAGCAGGTAGACGCCGCCGATCACGCCGACGATGATGATGCTCGGGTTGAGTTCGGCGTAGCGGTCGACGAGGATCGGCCGGAGGAAGTCGTCGGTGGCGCTCACCACGACCAGCCCCCAGATGGCCAGCGCGACCCCCGCGACCGTCTGGCCGCTCGTGACGAGGTAGATCGCCGCGGGCCCCCAGATCAGAATGGAGCCGACGACCGGGATCAGCGACAGGACGATCATGAGGAACGTCCAGAAGACGGCGTTGGGGATCCCGGTGACGATCAGTCCGAGCCCCGCGATCCCGCCCTGTACGACGGCGACCAGGACGTGACCGAGCAGCACCGCCCACGTGATGGCGTTGAGGCTCGTATAGAGGTCGTCCTGGACCGTCTCCGGCAGCGGCGTGGTGTTTCGAACCCACCCGTAGAGCTTCTCGCCGTCCTTCAGCAGGAAGAAGAGCAGAAAGACGAGCAGTCCGAGCCCCACGAGGACGTGCGTGAGTGCCGAGAACACGTCGGGTGCGCTCCCGGCGAGGGTCTGTGCGGCGCTTTCGGCGTACGCGCTCAGCCGCGAGGCGATGTCGATCTGCTGGCCGGTGTAGCGCTGGATGAGCGATTCGACCCGCGAGATACCGAATCCGCCGAAGCCGCCGGTCTGGAGCTGCCGTGCGAGCGCCATCGCGTCGCCCGCGACGGTCGCGCCGACCACGGCGAACGGGATGAAAAAGGCGATCACCGCCCCGACGATCAGGACCGAGGCGGCGATCGCCTCCCCGAACCGGGGTTCGAGCCGCCGCTGCAGCGGATAGAGGACGAACGCCAGCAACAGCGCGAGCAACACGTACTGTAAGAACGGCTTGATCAGCGCGAACGACACCGCGAGCAACAGCGCGATCAGCGCGAGCAGGAACCCCCGTCGCACGTTCATACGGTTCCTCTGCCCGCCCGCCGAATAAAACGCCGGCTTGCGTCACCGGTCGACGTAGTACTCGTCGAACGTCTCGATTGCGATCTTGAACGCGCCGACGATCACCGGCCCGAAAAAGAGCCCCATCACGCCCAACAGGTAGAGCCCGCCGACGACCCCGAGCATGATCGTCGCGGGGTTGAGTCGTGCCCTGCGGTCGACGAGGATCGACCGGAGGTAGTTGTCCGAGAGGCCCACGACGGTCGCCCCGTAGAGGAACAGCGCGCCGCCCGCGACGGGATCGCCGAGCGCGACGAGATAGGCCGCCGCCGGACCCCAGACGAGAAACGCGCCGACGACGGGCAACAGCGCGAGCAACATCATCACGAACGTCCAGAAGAGGGCGTTCGGGATGCCCGTGACGGCGAGTCCGATCCCCGCGAGCAGCCCCTGGATCGCCGAGACGAGGACGTGGCCCACGAGCACCGCCCACATGAGGTCGTCGACGTTCGTGGACAGTTCCCTCAGAACGCCGTCGGGAAGCGGCGTGACCTCGAACAGCCACGCGGTGAAGTAGCGGCCGTCCCGGAGGAAGAAAAACAGGAGAAACGCCGAGAGGGTGATGCCGATCACCGCGTGGGTGAACACGCCGACCAGGTCCGAGGCGCTCCCGACGAGCACGCTCGCGAAGTTCTCGGCCGCGGTCCCGAGCGTCGTCGACAGGTCGACCTCCCGGCCCGTCGAATCGGCGATGGCGGCCTCGACCTCCGCGAGTTCGATGTCGCTGTCGCTCAGGCGCTGTGCCAGATCGAGCGCGTCGCTCGCGACGAACGAGATCAGCGCGGCAAAGGGCAGGATCACCGCGCCGGTCGCACCCCCCATCAGCGCCAGCGCCGCGCCGGTCCCGCCCACGAAGGGTGCGAGACGACGATAGACCGGGGTGAGCAGGTACGCGATCAACACCGCCAGCAGCAGGTACTGGCGGAAGGGCCAGACGATCGCGAGCGACAGCGCGCCGAGCGCGCCGATCACGAACAGCATGAACCCCCTGCTCACGTCCATGCGAGATGACACGCCATCGAGGGGGATAAAACGACCCGGCGCTACGAGAGCGCGAGGACGGCGTCGAGGCCGATCCCGATCGCCCGCTCGACGTTGTCCTTCGCCTTCTCGGGCAGTTCCTCGTCGTCGGTCTCGCCCTTCTGGGTCCCCTCGACGAGGTTTCCGTCGACCGTGCAGATCGCGCCCGCACGCATCCCCTTGCGCCGCGCGAGCGTGAACACGGCGGCGGCCTCCATCTCGACCGAGAGGATCCCCGCCCGCTCCCACTCGTCGACGTACTCGTCGGTCTCGGCGTAAAACGCGTCGTCGCTCGCGATCGGACCGACGTGGATCTCCTCGTCCCGACCCTCCGCGCCGTCGACCAGCGCCGAGAGCACCTCGAAGTCCGGGACCGCCGGATAGGTGGCCGACTCGTAGCGCTTCGTGGTGCCCTCGTCCTTGGCCGCGCCGGTCGCGACGACCATGTCCCCGATCTCGATCCCGCGCTGGAGCGCGCCCGTGGTACCCACTCGAATGACGGTCTCGACGCCCACGCGCTCTAGCTCCTCGATCGCGATGGCCGCGGAGGGACAGCCGATTCCCGTCGAACAGATCGTCAGGCCCGTGCCCTCGTAGGTGGCGTTGACGAGTTTGTACTCGCGGTTCTCGGCGACGACCTCGCTTTCGTCGCAGAGGCCGGCGATCCGGTCGACCCGGCCGGGGTCGCCGGGGATCAGCGCGATCTCGTTGAGGTCGCCCTCTTCGACCAGCAGGTGTGGTTGTTTCGCCATACGCGCGAGTCTCGGGGACCGGGCAAAAGCCGTGCGGTCCATACCGTCGGTCATGGGCGTATGACCTGCGGTAGCGTGATCCGACGGGCACGAATCACGCCCGTCGTGGCGACACCCGATACACGGAGCTATGACCGACGGTATCACCCTCCGACCGCGAACAGCAGCAGGTTGTGGACGCCGGGGCCGAACCCGACGGCGGCGATCGCGCCCAACAGGAGAAACCCCTCGCTCGGGGCGTCCTCGACGTACTCGGCCATGAGCCAGACGATCCCCGTCGCGAGGAGGAGTTTCACGAGGACGAACAGCCAGCCGACGCCGATGACCTCCGAGGTGGGGAGCGTCTCGGCGAAGCCCATGATCGCCCGCGGGAGCGGCGAGCGTTCGGCGACCTCCAGGACGTCGATCCCCACGGCGGTCGAGACGCCGTCGAGGGCGTGCCCGAGGACGACGAGCGCGCCGGCCGCGCCGGTCGTCGCCGCCACGCCCGGGAGCGCACGCCGAAAGAGCCCCCACGTCCCCGCGGCGAGGACGATCGAGCCGACGAGCGCGACGACCGGCCAGACGGGCGTGATCGTCCCGCGGAGGTAGCCGACGGCGAAGGCCGCCCCGACCGCGAACAGCGCCGCGAGCGTGCCCGCGAGCGCGAGTACCCGGTCGTCCGAGAGCCCCCAGACCGCCCCCGCGAGGACGAACGTGCTGACGTAGACGCTCGGGGTCCCAAGAAGCGGTGCGACGACCTCGGGGACGGCGTCGATCACCTCGAGGACGTGGCCCGCCGCGCCGGCGACCATCCACGGGACGAACGCCAGCACCGTCGCCTCCCCGATCGGGGGTCGCCGACGCGAGAGCAGTGCCGCGACCGCCGCCGCCGCGGCGAGCAGGACGAGGAGGTACGCGAGCGGGGGGAGGGAGAAGCCGTCGGGAAGGACCATACCCGCACACCTCTCCCGGAAATAGAAAGCGTTGCGATACGATCCCCTTCGAGCACCCGCCGACCGTTACGACCGCCCGTGACTACAGTGCGACCGTCCGTGACGGTCCCCGATTCCCCTCGTATGTTCTATTCGATAGTGCCTCGCATCAAACGGTTACAAACGGGTGGTATAGCCCTCGTTCGGCCGATTCTGACCTGGCGTCTCCGACACAGGTGTGGGATCCGGACGATCTGAACCCTTATTCTGGTCGGTAGCATTAGGTTTCCATGGTCTCGATCATCGAGTTCCGAATCCCCCTCGACCGGTTCGCGTTGGCCACGACGTTCGAGGCGGTGGCGCAACTCGACGTCGAAGCCGAGCGCTTCGCCGTGCAGGCCACCGATTCGGCCATGCCGTTCGTCCGGGTCCGGACGGACGACTTCGAGGGGTTCGAACGCGCGCTCGCGGTCGATCCCTCCGTCGAGGCCGCCTCCTGTATCGCCGAGTACGACGACGACCGGCTCTATCGGATGGAGTGGGCCGACGAGGTCCGCTTCGTCCTCGACCTCCTGCTCGAAAAGGACGGGGCGATCACGGCCCTCCAGACGGGCGGAGGGGCGTGGGAGTTCCAGTTGATGTGTCCCGAACACCACTCGCTCTCGGAGATCTACACGTTCTGCGGGGAGAACGGCCTCACGCTCACCGTCGATGCGATCTACGAACCCGACAGCAGCGACGGCTCGAAACACGGGCTGACCGACTCACAGCACGCATCGCTCCTGAAGGCCAAGGAGATGGGCTACTACGACGTCCCCCGTAAATCCTCCCTCTCCGACCTCTCGGACGTGCTCGGCGTCTCCCATCAGGCGCTCTCCGAGCGCCTCCGGCGCGGCCACGGGCGGCTCATCGAGCGCACGCTGCGTTCGGACGACGGCCGGACCCACGGCCCGATACGGCCCGAGCAGTGATCGCGACCGGTCGGTGCGGGCCCGCGGATCGGTAGCCTATTTGGTTCCAGAGCGTCTCCGACGGCGCATGGACAGAGCGGAGTTCGCCGCGGCCATCGACCACACCGTCCTCGGTCCGGAGACGACCCGCGCCGAGGCACTCGGCGTCGTCCGGGAGGCCAGCGAGTACGGGATGAACGCCTGCATCCCGCCGTGTTACGTCGAGGAGGCCAGCGAGTACGACGTGACGCTCGCGACCGTGATCGGCTTCCCCCACGGCCAGAACAGGCCCGAGACCAAGCGAAAGGAGGGCGTCGAGGCGTGGAAGGCGGGCGCGGACGAACTCGACGTGGTCTGCAACCGGGGGCGACTGCTGGGCGACGAACCCGAACGGTTCCACGCCGAGATCGCCGAGATCGTCGCCGCGGTGCCGGTCCCGGTGAAGGTGATCATCGAGACGGCCGAACTCCCCGCCGAGCGGATCAGGCAGGCCGCCGAACTCGCCGTCGAGGCCGACGCCGCCATGCTCAAGACCTCGACGGGCTTCGGCGAGGGCGGGGCGACCGTCGAGGATGTCGAGTTGCTGGCGGAGTACCTCCCCGTGAAGGCCAGCGGCGGGATCGGCGACTACGCGACTGCGAGGGCGATGCTCGACGCCGGGGCCGAGCGGATCGGCGCCTCTTCGGGGGTCGCGCTGGTCGAGGGGTTCGAACCGTGAACAGCCGGGCGGTCGAACCGACCGCGCGTATCGGCCCGACTCTCAGGGTCGTACGCGTTCGAGTCGGCCGGCCGATCGCCCCGACCCGGTCGGACGGCGTCCCGTTCGGTCGAACTGCCCGCCTCTCCCCGCGAGCGTAGCCCCCGCCGTGATCCACCCCCTTCGCTCCGAACAGTCGCGACGACTCCGGTCGCGGAGGCCCTAGATGGTCCTCGACGGGCCCTTCGAGTGGCTCCCGGTCGAGGAGCCGGTGGTCGTCTTCACGCTCGCGCTCGCGGTCTTCCTCGTCGCACCCCTCGTGATCCGGCGCGCCGGCCTTCCCGGGATCGTCGGAGTCGTCCTCGTCGGCGCGCTGATCGGCCCCAACGGGCTGGGAATCCTCTCGCTGACGAGCGCGATCGAACTGCTCGGCAACGTCGGCCTCGTCTACCTGCTGTTTACCGTCGGTCTCGAACTCGACCTCCGGGGATTCTCGAAGGCCCCCGAGAACGCCGCTCTCTTCGGGCTGACGAGCTTCTCGCTTCCGTTCGTGGTCGGCACCGCTCTCGGGATTTCGGTCCTCGGGCTGTCGGTGCCGGCGTCCGCGCTGCTCGCGGCGGTGTTCGCCTCGCACACCCTGCTCGCGTACCCCGTGGCGAACCACCTCGACATCACGAAGAACCGGGCCGTCACCGCCGTCTTCGGCGGGATCCTCTTTACCGATACGCTCGCGCTCGTCGTGCTCGCGCTCGTGATGGGCTCGCTCGACGGCGGGCTGACCCCCTTACTGGTCGCACAGGTGCTCGGGTCGCTCGTCGTCCTCTTCGCCGGCGTCTGGTTCGTCGTCCCGCCGATCGCCCGGTGGTTCTTCCAGAACCTGAGCGAGGAGAGCTACTTCGAGTTCCTCTTCGTCGCCACCGTCCTGTTCGCGGCGGGCAGCCTCGCGGAGGTCCTCGGGCTGGCCTCGATCCTCGGGGCGTTCGTCGCGGGGCTCGCGCTCAACAGGCTCGTCCCGCGGGGCGGGACGCTCATGAACCGCATCGAGTTCTTCGGGAACGCCTTTTTCATCCCGTTCTTCCTGCTCTACGTCGGGATGCTCGTCGACCCCGGCGTGATCCTCGACGGCCCCCGAACCCTGCAGGTCGCGGCGGTGGTTCTGGGGACGATGTTCGCGACCAAGTGGGTCGCCGCGTGGGTCGTGAGCCGGGTGCAGGGCTACGACGCGAACGAACGGGGCGTGATCTACGGGCTCTCCGTTGGGCAGGCCGCCGCGGCGCTCGCGATCACGCTGATCGGGTTCGAGGCGGGGCTGTTCGGTGCGGACGTGCTGAACGCGGTCGTGCTGATGATGCTCGTCGCCACGGTCGTCAGCCCGTGGTGGACCGAACGCGCCGGCCAGCGCCTCGCCCGCGAGACGGCGGTCGAACCCGACGAGGGCGACGACCTCGATCCACGGATCCTGTTGCCGCTGTCGGCCGACGCCGAGCGACGACAGCGCCTGCTCGAGTTCGCGTTCGTCCTCAAGGAAGCCGACGCCGTAGAACCGATCCACCTCCTGACCGTCGTCCAGCCCACATCCGGCGAGACCGAAGAGCGCGTCGCACAGGTCGAACGCGACCTCGAACGCGCGGCGGCGTTCGGCGGTGCCGCCGAGGTACCCGTCGCGAGCGAGACCCGCGTGAACCACAACATCGCCTCGGGGATCGTCCGCGGGAGCGTCGAGACGCGCGCCGACCTGATCCTCATGGGCTGGGACGCGAACGTCTCGTT contains the following coding sequences:
- a CDS encoding nucleoside phosphorylase, whose product is MAKQPHLLVEEGDLNEIALIPGDPGRVDRIAGLCDESEVVAENREYKLVNATYEGTGLTICSTGIGCPSAAIAIEELERVGVETVIRVGTTGALQRGIEIGDMVVATGAAKDEGTTKRYESATYPAVPDFEVLSALVDGAEGRDEEIHVGPIASDDAFYAETDEYVDEWERAGILSVEMEAAAVFTLARRKGMRAGAICTVDGNLVEGTQKGETDDEELPEKAKDNVERAIGIGLDAVLALS
- a CDS encoding DUF63 family protein translates to MVLPDGFSLPPLAYLLVLLAAAAAVAALLSRRRPPIGEATVLAFVPWMVAGAAGHVLEVIDAVPEVVAPLLGTPSVYVSTFVLAGAVWGLSDDRVLALAGTLAALFAVGAAFAVGYLRGTITPVWPVVALVGSIVLAAGTWGLFRRALPGVAATTGAAGALVVLGHALDGVSTAVGIDVLEVAERSPLPRAIMGFAETLPTSEVIGVGWLFVLVKLLLATGIVWLMAEYVEDAPSEGFLLLGAIAAVGFGPGVHNLLLFAVGG
- a CDS encoding helix-turn-helix domain-containing protein, translating into MVSIIEFRIPLDRFALATTFEAVAQLDVEAERFAVQATDSAMPFVRVRTDDFEGFERALAVDPSVEAASCIAEYDDDRLYRMEWADEVRFVLDLLLEKDGAITALQTGGGAWEFQLMCPEHHSLSEIYTFCGENGLTLTVDAIYEPDSSDGSKHGLTDSQHASLLKAKEMGYYDVPRKSSLSDLSDVLGVSHQALSERLRRGHGRLIERTLRSDDGRTHGPIRPEQ
- the deoC gene encoding deoxyribose-phosphate aldolase, which produces MDRAEFAAAIDHTVLGPETTRAEALGVVREASEYGMNACIPPCYVEEASEYDVTLATVIGFPHGQNRPETKRKEGVEAWKAGADELDVVCNRGRLLGDEPERFHAEIAEIVAAVPVPVKVIIETAELPAERIRQAAELAVEADAAMLKTSTGFGEGGATVEDVELLAEYLPVKASGGIGDYATARAMLDAGAERIGASSGVALVEGFEP
- a CDS encoding cation:proton antiporter, translated to MVLDGPFEWLPVEEPVVVFTLALAVFLVAPLVIRRAGLPGIVGVVLVGALIGPNGLGILSLTSAIELLGNVGLVYLLFTVGLELDLRGFSKAPENAALFGLTSFSLPFVVGTALGISVLGLSVPASALLAAVFASHTLLAYPVANHLDITKNRAVTAVFGGILFTDTLALVVLALVMGSLDGGLTPLLVAQVLGSLVVLFAGVWFVVPPIARWFFQNLSEESYFEFLFVATVLFAAGSLAEVLGLASILGAFVAGLALNRLVPRGGTLMNRIEFFGNAFFIPFFLLYVGMLVDPGVILDGPRTLQVAAVVLGTMFATKWVAAWVVSRVQGYDANERGVIYGLSVGQAAAALAITLIGFEAGLFGADVLNAVVLMMLVATVVSPWWTERAGQRLARETAVEPDEGDDLDPRILLPLSADAERRQRLLEFAFVLKEADAVEPIHLLTVVQPTSGETEERVAQVERDLERAAAFGGAAEVPVASETRVNHNIASGIVRGSVETRADLILMGWDANVSFGRRVFGDIIDQILRRTTIPVLVSRLGHPINTTERVFLVLPDGIDHHEGFYEAVHVVKRLASKLGTPVTVLVMEGETHQYERLFGMVEHEVDTEFRTTRWGGLLETLENRAGADDLIVTLSAREGEVGWHSELAELPGRLVELPPRSFVMIYPRHGEPEYAARFLRFD